Below is a genomic region from Flammeovirgaceae bacterium SG7u.111.
TATGTAAATAGAAGGAAAATGTCCTACGTAATCATTTGGAAAGGTGTGTAACTCTTGTTGCGCACTTTTTTTTATTTTTCAAAAGCTAATAGGTCACCGTTTTCAGGGTTTCTTGCTCTAGCGAGTCTATTTCTTTTGTATGGAAGTTTTCAACTACATACACATGCCTAAGTGTACTGAAATCAGTTGAAAGCTTGATCTTGACAGATTGGAACATGTCAGATTTTACTTTGAAGGAAGTATCCACTACGCCTACCATTAATCCCTCGGGATATACCGAGTTGTATCCAGAAGTGATAACTGTATCTCCTTTCTTCAGTTTGTGGTCCATTGGGATGAACAAAAGCTCTGCGGTGGTATAGTCATTTCGGTCTCCTCCAGCACTGTTCCATTTGGTTGTACAAAGGATGCTATCGCTTTTTATCATGGAAGAGATAGTAAGATCGTTGTGAAGCAAGCTATAAACCGTGGCAAAATTTTTAGATGCCATTTTCACCTTTCCCACAATACCATTGGAAGAAACTACACCCATTCCTGGTTTTACACCGTCTCTTTCACCCTTGTCTATGGTGAGGTAGTTATCGTTGAAAATGACGGAATTGTTCACCACTTTGGCAGCAGTGAATTGATAATTGGCGGATGTGTCTAGTAGGCTTTTTGACTGGGAGGTTCTCAGCGATGTGTCGTTCCATATGATGGAGACTTGTTTCTTTAGTCTATCTTTCTCCTCTTCTAACTTGGCATTTTTCAAGGCCAATATCTCATTTTGGTCTTTAAGATCAAAGTATGCATTTATGTTACTTTTCGATTCGAGTATGTTGCTTGCCAAGGCATTGGAGCTTGATAAGAAAGTATAGCCTTGATAACTATTGTTTCTTACAATTAGCCAACTAGCCAATAGCTCTAAACCAACAAAGGCAAAAAATACTCTTAACTTATATATGAACAGAAAAAGTTGGCGCATATCAAACTAGATTACCCTGCCACTTTAATAGTGTGCATCAGACAGGTTTTGGTAAATGCTATCGCATCAATTGCCTAAAAATACAATTTTTGGAATAAAAAACGGATATTCCTTTTTGAAAGAAATATCCGCTGTGTTTTGTTTGTGATGACAATTTAGGTCATCAATACTGCTTTGAAGCCTTCAATGTTTTTCAAAGCATCGCCCGTGCCCCTAACTACGGCTCTTAACGGATCTTCTGCTACGTGAACGGGGAGCTTAGTTTTCAAAGCAACTCGCTTGTCGAGCCCTCGAAGCAATGCACCGCCGCCTGTTAGGTGGATTCCGTTATCGTAAATATCGGCAGAAAGCTCTGGTGGAGAGGTTTCTAAGGCTTTCAAGACTGCTTCTTCTATTTTGGAAATAGACTTGTCTATGGCAAAAGCAATTTCGGTATAAGAAACCTTGATTACTTTTGGAATACCTGTCATCAAATCCCTGCCCCTAATCTCGTAATCCTCTGGAGGATCGTCGAGCTCCGAGATGGCGGCTCCGACTTCAATTTTTATCTTTTCGGCACTTCTCTCACCTATCAATAGGTTGTGTTGCCTTCTCATATAATCGAGAATATCTCTGTTGAATACATCGCCTGCTGTCCTTACCGATTGGTCGCAAACAATACCTGAAAGGGCGATCACCGCAATTTCAGTTGTTCCTCCTCCAATATCGACAATCATGGATCCAACAGGAGCTTCGATATCGATCCCTATACCAATAGCAGCCGCAATTGGCTCGGGAATCATGTAGACTTCTTTGGCGCCTGCATGCTCCGCTGAGTCACGCACCGCTCTTTTTTCTACCTCGGTGATACCAGATGGAATACAAATTACCATTCGGTGCGAAGGGGTGAAAAATCTGCTGCCTGTATCAATCATTTTGATCATACCCCTGATCATTTGCTCGGCAGCGTGGAAATCGGCAATCACCCCATCTTTGAGGGGACGGATTGTCCTGATATTGTCGTGGGTTTTTTCGTGCATTTGCATCGCCTTCTTCCCTATCGCAATTACCTTTCCTGTAGCCTTATCAAGGGCGATGATAGATGGTTCGTCCACCACTACTTTTCCTTTGAATAGAAGTAATGTGTTAGCTGTACCAAGGTCTATCGCCAAGTCGCTAGTGAATAAATCAAAAATACCCATAGAGGTGATTGTTTTCTCTGTAATTAATTATAAAGCCGAATTTATAAACCTTGTCCTACTTATACAAAAGTATTTCCTATGTGATCAGCTCCTAGGCAAATACTAATCCACTTTGGGAGAAGTCAATGTATCTATTCTAAAATTGAAACTCGTGTGCAAAGCTAAAATTTTAAGTTTTTGGAGGTTTATTTTTCAAATAAGAGGAATGTTAAATCCAAGGTGTAAAAATGAATCACATAAATGAATGGTGATTGGGCCTTGGTAACTGCCTGTTTGTAAGTTTACAGTGGTATGGTCTGTAAATCCTAAGAGCGAAATTACTGTTTTGATTTCATTAAGACCATAGTTTAGAGTAGAAGCTTATGCCAAGATATATAAAAATACTATTTCAGCGCTCCCTTTTGTGCATAAAAAAAACAGTGCAAGTTTTTTTTGATCCTCTCAAACTTGCACTGTTTAACTAAGCTAATTGGCTTGGTCGTCACTTTTTCTTTTTTAAATCTCCCCGCTTGACAGATTTTATGAACTCGCCCCAAGCGAAAGGGTTGAAAATAGAGAATGATGGGGCGAAAAACTGGTTGGTAACTTGGTCGACTTGTTGGTACATATAATATCGGTGGTTAGAGCCAGCATCCATTCCCATCATAGCGGCGGCTCTTGCCATAGCTTCGGGTTGAAGGTTTTTAGCGACTTTTTCAGCATCGGACTCCGGAAGCTGGAGCGCAAGAAAGGCTTCTTTGAACAGTTCTTCGGTAGGGTATGGAAATACTTCCACCATAGGTAGGAAGGTAGTGTCTGTTTGCAAGTCTACAAGTACTGTAAAGCCTACATCTGATCTTTCGGGAATTACCAGATTTTTATTGCGGTAACCAACGGCACTAATTACAACGGTATCGCCAATTACAGTAGGAAGGGTAAAGAACCCGACTTTGTTGGTGACCGTACCCGTTCCCGCCCTTGGGATATAAATGTGGACGCCTGGCACGCCATAGGCACTATCGCCATCCACAACAATACCCGAAAGCTGAATTACCTCTGGCAAGCCTTGGGCTTTTGCCTTTTCTAAGCCCAAAAAAGAAAGTGTTGCTATTATCACTAACATTGACAGACTCCTCAATACTAGCTTTGTATAGTTTTTATCCATAGTTCTAATATTATGCTATTTACCGCCTTTTATGAAAATGATTTGATGAAGGCAGTAGTACAAATATACTATTTTTAAGAGCGGATATTTGGGGTAATAGAGAAAAACTCCTTCGCTCAAATGTTATTATGATTGAATATTGATGCGGTGTTGGGCCCAGCCAGAAAGGGGAAAAGCAAAGCCAATGTTGTTAAATAATGTAGCTAATCCCAAATAAGTTGCTCGGTCAGAAAAATATCAAGGAACTATTTGCGTCTTGTTCCATTTCCCTTCCTCTTTTTCAAACAAGGCTCGCTGATGTTGAAACGGGTTTAACTTCAACCAATCGACCTTGTTTATTTCAGATACCACCACTCCAAAATTTTTGAAACTTTCTTTATTGCTTAGCAAGTTCGATGTGAAGTTATTTTCTATCGAGCTACCTGGCGCTTGCGAGCTTGCATATTCTTTCCTATTGTTTTCAGGAAGTCTGTCCCAGTAGTTTTGGAGTATTTTGCTATCCTTTATAAGGAGACTGTCTCCGCTTGCCCTGATTTGAACTTGTGTTGTAGGGTCGTAAAACAACCAGCTGAGAGTAGGGTTTAAGCTCATGTCTTTCACCTTGCCAGACCGTAGGTCGGTAAAAAATGTGAGTGTATGAGCAAGGCGGTTTACCTCTCGGAGAACAACTGTTCTTAGCTCACAGCTGTATTGCCCGTTTATAGTACCGACTACAGGTGTTCGATATGGGTGGTTTTTTGTAGTGCAACTTTGGGTAAGTTCAGTCCAAATGTTGTTTAGCAATTGTTGTAAATCATCCATGAGCACTTTTTAATACTGTGAAAAATAGCATTTAAGTAATAAATAATAGCACTTTTTTTCTTCCCAAAACATTTGTGCTATTTTTGAAACAGGTTGATTTTATATACCCTACATATACATTAAACGAAATTAATAGCCATCTGTTTGGCGTTAAGCTCTTCACAAAAATGAATAACTACTCCTCTTTTTCGACTATCAGGCGCTATAACTGGCAACACCGAACTCTTGCAATATTAAAACTTGCCGCTTTTTTGATGTTTGCGGGAAGGGCTTGGCAGCACCTGTTTTGGGATGCACCTTTTAGGGTGTTGTTGTGGGATCAAGAATTGATGGAAAGTTTGGTAGGCATGCCTTGGGAAGAGTACCTAAAAAGTGAGGAGATAAACCAACAGATAGATGCCATAATAAAGGTTTTTGGAGGTTTTTATGCTATTTGCGCATTGGTGGTTCTTTTTATAAAACAAGTGAGCAAGAGAGTGGGGAAGGTGTTGTTGCTAGGAAGCTTATCGCTTCTTTTCCTTTTTGTACTTGGTTGGAAGGCAAAGGACTATCAGGTTGTTCAGCTTTTTGAGCATGCGGTCCAATTCATGACTCCTATTTTTTTGTATTTGGTAGTGTTCAAAAAATCTGAGCCTGCCAACTTGGCGAAGCCAGTAAGAATAACTGTGGCTATCACTTTTATTTGCCACGGGCTGTATGCCTTGGGCTTTCCTTATCCTCAACCAGGCAATTTTATTGATATGACCATGCGGATTTTGGGTTGTGATCAAGAAATGGCAAGCTATTTTCTGATGGCTGCGGGCGTTTTGGATTTGATTGTAAGTCTAATGATTTTTTTCCCTCCTCGTATTTCCAACCCTGCTTTACTCTATGCTGTTATTTGGGGCTTTTTGACTGCATTAGCTCGCACGGTTGCCTATTATGATGCTGGTGACATAATGACCAGCTTGAGCCAATGGGTATTCCAAACGGCTGTGCGTGTACCCCATGCCCTCCTGCCAGCTTTAGTATTCTTTTGGCAAACCCCAAAAATTAAATAAGAATGTAAGTTGTTGATTTTGTAGTGAATAAAACATAATAACTGATTTTTAAGTTTTAAAACTGTGTTATCAGTTGATAAACTGGAAATACAGTTGTATGTTTGTGTCATGGAACAATTAACAAAAGCCGAAGAAAAAGTAATGAGGGTTTTATGGGAGCTTAAAAAAGCTTTCGTAAAGAATGTCATTGCTGAAATGGGGGAGCCACAACCTCCTTATAACACAATTTCTTCTGTCGTAAGAGTATTAGAAAGTAAAGGTTTTGTGGACCACAAAGCTTATGGGAAGACCTACGAGTACTATCCTTTGATATCTAAAGGAGAGTATAAAAAATATACTTTCAAAAAATTGATGGGCGATTACTTTGATGGTTCGTATGAAAACTTGGTTTCTTTTATGGTTCAAGAAGAGCAGTTGAGCTCAAATGAGCTGGAAGAGATTAAAGAGTTGATCAATAGTATAGAGCCTAAAGGAGGGCAGGATGAGTAGTTTTTTATTTTACTCAATAAAATCTGGATTGTGCCTGTTGGCTTTTTATCTTCTCTACAGGTATTTGCTGCAAAAATTGGAAATATTTTCTTTGGGTAGGGTATATCTATTGTCAGCCGCCTTTCTTTCGTTGATCATTCCTCTTTTGAGTCTGCCTAGCTGGGTTTCGTATGCCCCTATTGTAGACTGGGGAGAGGTTGTTTTCGATGATATTGAGCACCCTGAGCTATTTCAAGGAAGGGTCTCAGAGAGGCAGGTCGAAGCTGTCCCATGGTCTGTTTATGAAATGTTATTACATATTGTTTATGAGGTTTACTTTCTCGGGTTGGCTCTTTTCCTAGGCAAGTTTATCTTTAAAATAGTAAAGCTAAGGAAGCTGGTAACAGGGAGCTTTTTAGAACAAACTAACGGCTTGTTGGTGTGCCATACAGAAAAAGCAACGACTCCATTTTCCTTTTTCCACTATGTGTTTTTGAACGGTCAATTAGACGACCTTGAAAAAGAATGTGTGATTGCCCACGAGGCAGGCCATGCAAGAAGGATGCACTCAGCAGATATTATTTTATTTGAGCTGGTAGAATGTGTTTTTTGGTGGAATCCATTATGGAAGATAATAAGAAAAAAACTAGCAGAGATTCATGAATATCAGGTAGACAAAGAGGTGAGTAAAATTTTTAGCGCGCAAGCTTATTCTCTTTTACTGCTTAAACTTTCCCAACGCAACTTCTCAGTACCGGTAGCGAGCCATTTTGCATATGTTTCACTTAAAAACCGGATTAAAATGATCAAGAAAAATCAGTATGCCCAACAAAATGTTGGTAAGTCGAAGCTCCAATTTTTATGGACATTGCCATTGATTTCCATATTATTGATAAGCTTTTCTACACCAATAGAACAATTCGTGCCAAAGGCAGAAATAAAGCCCCTGAACTATTTATTGCCTCCAAAGTCATCAGGAATCCCCTCGATCCTTCCCTTGCAAAAAGAAAGCATAGGTAAGGTAACCGCAAAATTCGGATTGTTTATGCACCCAATATTAAAGGAGGAAAGAGATCATAAAGGTGTGGATTTTTCAGCTGCTACGGGAACGTCTGTAATCGCTACCGCAGCAGGAAAAGTGTTTCTTTCGGAAGAAGACAAGGCCTGGGGCAAGAGGATCATCATAGATCATGGAGATGGTTATCAGTCGCATTATGGTCATCTAAGCAAGATTTTGGTAACTGAGGGACAAGAGGTAGAGAAAGGTTTTGAGATAGGAAAAGTGGGGAATACAGGACTCTCCTCAGGACCACACTTGCACTATGGGGTGAAATACAATAATGAGTTTGTTGACCCTATGGATTATTTTACAGAAGAAAAGAGCTTGAGATCTGTAAAAGGAATGTAGGAATGGCTAGCCCTCTGCCACAAACATTAAGGCAGGGGGTTATCTTATTTTCCCCTCTGGAATGCTGATCGTAAAAGTAGTGCCTTTGTTAAGTTGGCTATCTACATCAATCTCCCCTTTTAATCGATCTACCAATACCTTAATAATAGAGAGGCCTAAACCTGTAGAGCTTTCCCCTCCTGTAGGCTGGGCGCTTAGTTTCTGGAAGCGCTTAAACATTTTTGTCTGATCCTCTTCGCTTATGCCAGGTCCTTCATCTTGCACTTTTACCATGAGGTGTGTATCAGGCCTGGATACGGTGATTTTAACAGTTTTTTCTTGCTTCGAAAACTTGATGGCATTTGAAAGTAAGTTATCCAAAATACGGTTTAAGAAGTCAAGGTCTGTTGTGTGCTTAGTCGCATTAGGGTCTTTTTCTATTTCAAGCCGAATTCCTTTGTTGTTAGAAAGCTGTTGGTAGCTGTCGGTCAGTTCGTCTATGACTTGGTGGACATCTAGTTCAGTGAGTTTTATACGGGAATCGCTATGCTCGAACGTGTTTATATCGAGCAAATCTCTGATAAGTTGTTCGCTATTGTCCGCTACACTATTTATGAGTTTCAGGTAGCTTATTTGTTCTTCGTTAAGGTTGTTGTCGAGCATAATCACATTGGCTAAGCCTTTTACCTTGCTTAGAGGTGATTTCAGGTCATGGGCTACAATGCTCATAAGGCTGTCTTTTTCCCTATTCAATTCCTTGAGTTCTTTGTTGCTTTCCTGAAGCTTAGTTTGAGAGTTTTTCCTAAAAGTCACATTATGGAGAATCCCGACTATCCCGACTGTTTCCTTTTTATGGTTTTCTACAGCGGCTTTATGTATGATAAAGTGATTTTCGCCATCCTTAGGGATGGTTAAGGATGCTTCATATACGTAATTGCTTTTGTTTAATAAGAGTACATTATTAGCGTAATTAAGTGTTTTGTACTGCTCTTCATTTAATATATCTTTTGAGTTTTTGCCTATTATATCTTCTCTTTTTAGGTCTAACAATCTTGCAAAAGAGTCGTTGCAGTCGAGGTAAACCCCTTCTGTGTTTTTGTAGAAGAAAGGGTTGGGTATCGTTTGGATAATAGTTTGGAGGAATTGGTAATTCGCCCTTACTTCATTTTCAACTTTCTTTTGTTCTGTAATGTCTTGAAGTACCATCATTCCCAAGAAAACTATTCCGTTTTCATCGGTAAGAGGGACTATGCTTACTTTGTAGTCTTTTCCGCCGGTATTTGTTTCGTAGTAACTAGCCTCTCCTTGTAGCGCTTTTTTATACCTCGCAAGAGAATCTTCTAATACGTCTGGACGAAATGTTTTTGAAACGTGCTTGCCTTCAAAGTCTTCCTTTTTTCTATTTACTTGCTCTATTATTGGACCTTCGGCAAGTACATATTCCAAGTTTTTATCAAATAAAAACACTCCAGAATTAGGAAGCTGTTCTACAAGCGTACGATAGATATGTTCCTTTTTTCTTAATTCTTCATTGATCCTCTTTTTGTCCGTTACATCTTCCTTTATGGCTACAAAATGCGTGATTTTGTCATCTTTGTCACTGATTGGACCAATGGCTGCACGTTCCCAATAGAGCTCCCCACTTTTCTTTTTGTTGTGGAATTCACCCTCCCATAGTTGACCATCAGCAATAGTCTTCCAGAGGTTTGAGTAAAAATCTTTAGGTTGCTTGCCTGACTTGAGTAGCCTAGGCGTCTTGCCTATCACCTCAGTGGGGATATAGCCAGTAACCTCGGTAAAGCGTGGGTTGACATACTCTATCACTCCATGTTTATCGGTGATTACAATGGCAGAAGGACTGTATTTTACGGCGTTGTTTAATTTTCGGATAGTGTCTTCTGAGATGGCTCTTTCGGTAATATCTTGAACCATGGCAATATAAGAAGGCGGGGAGTCTTTGTGCATATATTGCAGTTGGACTTCAGCTCTGTAAGAGCTCCCGTCTTTCCTATTTATTGAAGCCTCATATACCAGCAATTTGGAATGCCCTAGCTTGAGCTCAACAAGGGCATCTCTAAATTCTGATTCAACTTCTTTGTTGAGTAGATTTAAAGGTGTTTTTTCTACAATTTCTCGCTTGGAGTAGCCTGTGTTTTTTAAGGCACCTTTACTGAGATAAGTGAATTTGTGTTCCTGAGCATCAAACACAAATATTTCAAAAAGGGAGTTTTCAAATATTTGTCCGAACTTCAGCTGTCTTTTTTCGTCACCATTATAGTTGCGCAATGGCGTGTAAATACAAGCAATTGCAACAGGGTTATTAGTTTCGTCAAAAACAGGGAATTTTTTAAGGCTGAAGTGTAACGGGTTTCCGTCGGGAGAAGTAAGTTCTATCCTTTGGTTTATTTTCTCACCTTTCGGGAGTGAAAGAATAAAATAGTTGTCGTGATCTAGGTCTAGTTTGGTATGACCAAAATGGCGGGTGAATATTTCTTGTTCCGACCTTCTTTGAAGCTCTTTAGTGTTGCGGAAGCCAAAGAAATCGGCAAAAGTAGAGTTTGCTGCAAGGATTTCCCCCTTACTATTTTTTATTATAGAAAGCCCCTCCCATCCATCTACTATGGTCTCAAAAAGCAACAGGTTCACTTTAGGTTTAAGAATATGTCTCACATTAATTCCAATTATAGCTTCAATGAGCAGTTGGTCTTTACTTCGGATAGTAATACTGCTAATTATAAAGCTGTAAGCAATGATGCTTTTTGTGTGCGAAAAAATGCATGAAAAGCTTGGGGTTTGATTAAAAAACTTACTCGCACATATCTCCCCAAAAAGTAAAAATTCAATACTCTAAGTAATTAACTCAGCTGGTTGGGAAAAATTGAGTTGAAATGTTAAAAAAATATTACATGAAATATCTTGGTTCTTCCGTCTTATGCCAGATTGGTTTTAGTCCAAAGTTTAGATAGCTTAATTAATGTCAAAATCTCACAAAATAAAAAGCGGGAAACCGTGATTGTATGTGCCGAAAAAAGGCGAGGGGTCAGTTATGGTGTGCAACATCTGGTTAATGTCTTAAAATACGTGTATAGGTGCTATTTGTCAGTATAAATTTGTAACTTGCGGCACTAAATTCGAGCTTGGAATATAGTGGCTTTGCATCATTAAAAATTATCTTATTCAAATAGTGTTGATGTGTGCAGGTCAAGGTTAAAATCCCAAGGTTTAAGTTAAAATTTTTGTAGAAAGAGAAGATTTTTTTCTAGAGAAAAATATATGGCAGAAGGAGAAAACATAATCCCAATTAACATTGAGGATGAAATGAGAACCGCCTACATTGATTATTCAATGTCGGTTATTATTTCAAGAGCACTTCCAGATGTGCGAGATGGTTTGAAGCCAGTACACAGGCGTGTGCTTTTTGGAATGTCCGAGCTGGGAGTACATTATAACAGGTCTTACAAAAAATCTGCAAGGATTGTAGGTGAGGTTCTTGGTAAGTATCACCCTCATGGCGATTCATCTGTGTATGACTCCATGGTGCGTATGGCTCAAGAATGGTCGCTCCGCTATCCTTTGGTAGATGGGCAGGGTAACTTTGGTTCGGTAGAGGGTGATCCTCCAGCGGCTATGCGTTACACGGAAGCCCGTCTTAAAGAGATTGCAGGAGAGATGTTGACTGATATTGGAAAAAATACGGTCGATTTCCAGCCTAACTTTGATGACTCTCTTAAAGAGCCGAGTGTGTTGCCAAGTACAATCCCTAACCTTTTGGTGAACGGAACTTCTGGTATTGCGGTAGGTATGGCCACTAATATGGCGCCTCATAATATGACAGAAGTAGTAGATGGTATTACTGCTTATATCGATAACCGTGATATTACCATTCCAGAGTTAATGGAGTTTGTAAAAGCTCCTGATTTCCCTACGGGTGGTATTATATATGGCTACGACGGTGTTTATAAAGCTTTCCATACAGGTAGAGGAAGGGTAGTGATCAGGGCAGTTGCCGAAATTGAAGTATTGCCTTCGGGTCGCCAGCAAATTGTGGTGACAGAGATTCCTTATATGGTAAACCTGTCTACCCTCATAGAAAAATCTGCTCAGGTAGTAAACGAAAAGAAAATTGAAGGTATCACCAATGTATTGAACCTTTCTGATAAGCACGGTATCCGTATCGTTTATGAGCTTAGGAAAGATGCTATGGCTGATGTCGTTCTTAATAACTTATTCAAACATACACCACTCCAAACAAGCTTTAGCGTAAATAATATCGCTCTAGTAAAGGGACGTCCTGAAACTCTTAACCTCAAAGATCTTATTAAGTACTATGTTGAGCATAGGCATGAGATAGTAGTAAGGAGAACAGAGTATGACTTAGACCAAGCTGAAAAACGCCTTCATATTTTGGAAGGTCTGCTGATTGCTCTAGATCATTTGGATGAAGTGATTGCACTGATCAGAGGCTCTAAGGATCCAGAAGTAGCCCGTACAGGCTTGATGGAGCAATTTGAACTTTCGGAGCTTCAAGCTAAAGCAATTCTCGAAATGAGGCTGCAAAGGCTGACAGGTCTTGAAAGAGACAAGATTATTCAAGAGCATAAAGAAATCACTGATTTAATTGCTCACTTGAAAGAAATCTTAGGTAGTGAAGAGTTGAGGATGAATATCATCAAAGAAGAGCTAGCAAACCTCAAAAGTAAATACGGGGATGAGCGAAGGTCTCAAATAATAATGTACGCAGATGATTTGGAGGTGGAAGATATGATTCCTAATGAGGAAATGGTCATTACTATTTCTAATGAAGGATATATCAAGCGTACGCACCTTAAAGAATACAAAACCCAAGGAAGGGGTGGTGTAGGTTCAAGGGGTGTATCTACCAAGGCGGATGATTACCCAGAGCATTTGTTTGTAGCAATGACGCATAATTACCTCCTTATTTTCACAGAAAAGGGTAAGGTATTCTGGCTCAAAGTGTACAAAACTCCAGAAGGAGCAAAAACATCGAAAGGACGTCCGCTTCAAAACCTAATAATGATTGATCAAGATGATAGTGTAAAAGCAGTCATCAACGTAGATTCTCTGAAAGACGAGGAGTATATCAACAATCATTACTTGGTGATGTGTACCACCAATGGTATTATCAAGAAAACTACGCTTGAAGCATATTCAAGGCCAAGGCAAAATGGTATCAATGCTATTACCATCCGCGAAGATGATAATCTGTTGGATGTAAAAATGACGAATGGTAACCATGAAATCATTCTTGCACTAAAATCGGGTAGGGCTATCAGGTTCAACGAGTCGCTGGTAAGGCCAATGGGCAGGAATGCCGCAGGTGTTAGAGGTATTACCAAGGCTAGTGATTCGGACAAAGTAGTGGGTCTGGTATGTGTGGAAGATAAAGAGACTTCATTATTGGTAGTTTCGGAAGAGGGTTACGGAAAACGCTCTCCTGTTGAAGATTACCGTGTAACCAATCGAGGTGGAAAAGGTGTAAAAACTTTGAATATCACTCCTAAAACGGGTCTTCTTATTGGTATAAATGATGTGTTGGATACCGATGAGCTAATGATCATCACCAAGTCTGGAATTACCATCAGGATGAACATGGATAGTATCCGCGTGATGGGAAGGGCTACTCAAGGTGTGAAGCTTATTAGGCTCAACGAAGGTGATAGCATTGCCTCAATAGCCAAAATAGAAGCTATTGCAGAGGAAGAAGTAGAAACCGAAGGTAGCGCTGAAGAGGTTGTTCAAACAGAAGGGTCTGATGAGGAAGGTAGCAGTGCCGAAGGGAATGAAAATGAGGGTGATACTTCGGAAGAAGATACAAATGAATAAGAAATGTTGACAGTTAAAGCTCGCCTATACTTTTAGGCGAGCTTATTTTTTAC
It encodes:
- the gyrA gene encoding DNA gyrase subunit A; the protein is MAEGENIIPINIEDEMRTAYIDYSMSVIISRALPDVRDGLKPVHRRVLFGMSELGVHYNRSYKKSARIVGEVLGKYHPHGDSSVYDSMVRMAQEWSLRYPLVDGQGNFGSVEGDPPAAMRYTEARLKEIAGEMLTDIGKNTVDFQPNFDDSLKEPSVLPSTIPNLLVNGTSGIAVGMATNMAPHNMTEVVDGITAYIDNRDITIPELMEFVKAPDFPTGGIIYGYDGVYKAFHTGRGRVVIRAVAEIEVLPSGRQQIVVTEIPYMVNLSTLIEKSAQVVNEKKIEGITNVLNLSDKHGIRIVYELRKDAMADVVLNNLFKHTPLQTSFSVNNIALVKGRPETLNLKDLIKYYVEHRHEIVVRRTEYDLDQAEKRLHILEGLLIALDHLDEVIALIRGSKDPEVARTGLMEQFELSELQAKAILEMRLQRLTGLERDKIIQEHKEITDLIAHLKEILGSEELRMNIIKEELANLKSKYGDERRSQIIMYADDLEVEDMIPNEEMVITISNEGYIKRTHLKEYKTQGRGGVGSRGVSTKADDYPEHLFVAMTHNYLLIFTEKGKVFWLKVYKTPEGAKTSKGRPLQNLIMIDQDDSVKAVINVDSLKDEEYINNHYLVMCTTNGIIKKTTLEAYSRPRQNGINAITIREDDNLLDVKMTNGNHEIILALKSGRAIRFNESLVRPMGRNAAGVRGITKASDSDKVVGLVCVEDKETSLLVVSEEGYGKRSPVEDYRVTNRGGKGVKTLNITPKTGLLIGINDVLDTDELMIITKSGITIRMNMDSIRVMGRATQGVKLIRLNEGDSIASIAKIEAIAEEEVETEGSAEEVVQTEGSDEEGSSAEGNENEGDTSEEDTNE